GAGATAATCTTTTTGAAAAACTGGGACTAAAGACCCGCGTAGGGTTGGCAGTATACGCCATGAGAAATGGTTTTTCTTAGCCCTGTATAATAAAAAAGCCGCTTCAACAGATGGTCTTTCATCCTTTGAAGCAGCCTTAAGTTGTTGAAATTCTATATTATAGTAGCTGGTCTCCTTTTATATACCTAAAGAGACCCGGACTAAGCACTACTCTTCGTAGCCTTCCATTTCTTTATCGTAGAATTCTCCGGCCAATGTAATTAAGTGCTCCATTTCTGATTCCAGTTCGGTTTCGTCTTCGCCTTCAAGATCTTCCAAAAACTCTACTTCATCATCTTTTAAATTGATAATAAAACGAGGAAAATCAAGGTGAATAACAAAAATATCATCAGGATAATCAGAGTTGTCGGCCAGTACAAATTTTGGTAATTCCATAGTTGTTGTATTTTATAAAGAGAGAATAGATGATAAACTGATCGCTAACAGTTGCGGCAAAAGTAAAGAATTAATTTTAAAGGGCTCCTGTCTGTTGGTCTATCTCTAGCAGCTCAGCGGTTATTTATCGGATAAAATTACAGGGGCACTCCCTTTACCCATAAAAATAATCTTAGCATTAGCAGAAGTAGCAATCTCCTTTTGGGCTTTGATTTGTTCGTATTGCAATTGTTTGTCGGTCAGTCCGCTCGAAATAATTCTTTGGTAATCGGCTATCCCTTGGGCTTCTACCCTTTTTCGTTCGGCTTCTTGTTTTTCTTTTTGCAGTACGAATTGCATTTTTTGAGCTTCCTGTTCGGCATTAATTTTACTTTCGATAGTGGTTTTTACCGAAGCAGGCAGGTTGATATTACGAATTAACAGTTGTTCTAAGACCAATCCTCTTTTCTTGAAATCTTGTTCAATAGATTGAAAAATACGTTGCTGAAATTCGTTTCTTTTAGTCGAATACAAGGCCACGGCATCGTAGTAAACGGCGTTGTCACGAATACGGGTTCTGGTTACCGGACGCACAATTTTATCGGTATAGTTCTCCCCTATGCCTTTTAAAATTTTAGGGGCGTCTTGAGGAATCACTCGGTAAAGCACCGTTAAATCAATCACCACTTCCAAACCATCGTTTGATAAAACACGGATAGCATCATCACCTTCTTGGGCGCCTTCGCTATGTATGGCCGACATGGTATAGTTTTGCGTTTGGGCATCAAAAACGGTAATATCCAAAAGGGGGTTAACGAGGTGCAAACCACTTTCTAAAATATCGGGTTGCACGTTTCCGTAAAGTGATTTGACCCCCACTTTACCAGCGTCAATTTGTTTAAACGCAGAGGAAAGCAATCCGATTAGAATGATTACAAAACCCAGTATTTTAAATAGATTGGCAAATTTAGAAAGCGGATTAACATTGTTTTTTAGCGTAATGCTGATAATAATTAAGATAGCACCAATAATAATAGAAAGTATCATTTTACTTGTTTTAAATTATACGGTGATTATACGCAACTGTTAAAAGGAAGTTACAACTTATTGGGAAGTATTTTCTGAAGCCAGCTTTTTGGTCAGGTAATGAAAACGGATGAAAAGAAAGACGGCGGCGGCGGTTAATCCGGCCAATAAACCAATCCATACCCCAACTGCTCCCAGATTGGTCTTGATTCCTAAATAATAGGACGTTGGAAAGCCCACTAACCAATAGGCCACAAAGGTAATGTACATTGGGATTTTTACATCCTGTAACCCTCGTAAAGCTCCAAGCACCACTACCTGAATTCCGTCTGAAATTTGGAAAACGGCGGCTACCAAAAGGAGTTTAGCGGCAATAGTAATCACCTCCTGATTGTCTAACAGTTGGGATTGATTTTCCATGTTGAGAAACAAATAGGGCAAAACCTGATGCAAGGCTACGAACATCACTGCAAAGATAATTTCGATAATAATGGCCAATAAAAAGATGGAACGGGCTACAACTATTAATTGTTTATAATCGTTTAATCCTTTCTGATTACTTACTCGTATCATAGAAACCACACTCAGTCCCATAGCAAACATGAAAGTCATGGAAGCCAAACTCAGCGCGATTTGATTGGCAGCCTGGCTGGTTTTTCCGATATTCCCGCAAAGCCAGATTCCGGCGGTGAACAGCACTACTTCAAACAGCATTTGCATAGCTGAAGGTAATCCAAGGTTGACAATCTTTTTTATTGTTTCTTTCTTGATTTCTTCAAAACTAAACTCTTGAAAATAGGGCTTTAGTTCTTCCTTTTTGACCAAAATAAAATGCATAAAAACCACCATCGCGATACGGGAAATCACCGTACCCAAACCCGCTCCCAGTATGCCCATTTTTGGAAAAACCCAAACCCCGTAAATCAAACAGTAGTTGATAGGAACGTGGATAACATTGGCCATAACAATAGCATACATCGAGATTTTGGTCATCGAAAGCCCGTCTGCAAATTGCTTATACCCTTGATAAATAATCAGGGGAACCAATGAAAAAGCAACCCAAGACAAATACGGACGCGCCAAGGTAATTACTTCTTCAGGCTGGTGTAATAACTCCATTATCGGCTTGGCCAGCATCACTAATCCGAAGAGGGCAAATCCCAGAATGATACACAAAAACAAACCGTGATGAAAAGCCGCACGAATTTTTCCGGTATCTTTTTCGGCATCTGCTTCGGCCACTATAGGTGTGATGGCTGTTGAAAAACCGATACCCAATGACATAGCAACAAACACCAAGCTATTACCTAAAGAAACGGCCGCCAGCTCGGTACTACCCAATTTTCCGACCATTATATTATCAACAATAGCAATTAAGGTATGGCCCAGCATACCCAGTATCACCGGATAAGCCAGTTGCATATTGTATCGAAATTCTTTGGTGTATTGAGCTAAATTCACAGCGCTATTTTTTTCAGTGGGCAAAGATAGTGAGGATTTCTCTTTTTATTAGCCTTAAAAAAATCAATCCTGAAGATTTTAATTCTATTCCTCTTTATATTTGTCTTATGCAAAACATACAACTACTTCCCTATTTTGAAATCAAAGGAATTGCGGCCGCTTCAGGCTTAGTTTATAAAGACGATTCGCTGTTTATTATTTCTGATGACAGCACTTTTTTATACGAATACCGTTTTACCGACAAAGCGCTTAACAAGATTAAACTCTTTGAAGACAGTCAGGAAAGCTTAGCTAAAAAAGACAAAGCCGATTTTGAATCGATAACTCTTTTTGAAAACACGCTTTATATATTTGGCTCCGGCTCTACCAAAAAGAGGGACATTCGAGTAAAATACCATTTGGATAGCCAAGAAATCAAAGCAAAAGATGTATCCAAATTGCATAAAAAACTCCGCCAAACCATAGCACTTGACGAAGACGAACTCAACATTGAAGGCGTTATCATTGATACCGAAAATTATTATTTGTTTCAAAGAGGAAATGGGGCTCAGGCACAAAACGGTATTTTCACGGTTAACAAAGTGGATAAAACTGTACGTTTCCATTTGATTTTGTTGCCCAAAGTGAACTCAATTGAAGCTACGTTTACCGATGCTGTTGAAGTTGATGACAAAGTATATTTCACAGCAGCTTGTGAAGACACCACCTCAACCTATACTGACGGAGAAATCTATGGTAGCTTTTTAGGGTGTATGGATTTGAAAACCAAGGAAGTCACTTTCGTACAGCAAATTGCAGCAAAACAAAAATTTGAAGGCTTAACGTTATTTAAACAAACGCCAACACAACTTGAATTTTTGCTTTGTGAGGATAATGATACCGAAGAATTAGAATCTGTTATTTACAAATTAACAGTAGAATTGTAATTGTTATTTCTCAATTTCACGCAGCGATTCCATTTTCTTATGCGCCAAGAATCCTTTAATGTCTTCAAAATGTTCTTTCACGCGTTTGTTTCCGAATTCGAATACTTTGGTGGCCAACCCATCAAGGAAGTCACGGTCGTGAGATACCAAGATTAAAGTTCCGTCAAAATCTTTAAGTGCTTCTTTGATGATGTCTTTGGTCTTCATGTCTAAGTGATTAGAAGGCTCATCCAGAATCAGTAAGTTTACCGGTTCCAGTAACAATTTAATCATAGCTAAACGGGTTTTCTCACCACCTGACAATACTTTGACTTTCTTTTGAATGTCATCGCCATGGAACATAAAGGCTCCTAAAATATTTTTGATTTGAGTACGAATTTCTCCCACGGCAATATTATCAATCGTTTCAAAAATCGTAGCATTTTCATCTAATAACGAGGCTTGATTTTGGGCAAAATAGCCGATTTGTGCATTATGGCCAACCTCAACATTTCCGCTATTGATTTCAATTTCTTTCATTATAGCTTTAATCATGGTCGATTTTCCTTCCCCGTTTTTCCCCACAAAAGCTACTTTCTGTCCGCGTTCAATTACCATATTGGCATCCTTAAAAATCAAATGGTCTCCATACGATTTCTCCAAATCGCGAACAATAACAGGATATTGACCGGAACGTACCGAAGGCGGGAATTTCAACTTCAGGGCCGAGTTGTCAATTTCATCTATTTCAACCGGAACCAATTTTTCTAACATTCTTACGCGCGATTGCACTTGTTCTGTTTTAGAGAAAGTACCTCTGAAACGCTCAATAAAGGCTTGATTCTCGGCTATAAACTTTTGCTGTTCGTCATAGGCCTTTTGCTGGTGTACGCGACGGTCTTTACGCAATTCTAGATAGTGCGAATATTTGGCTTTGTAATCGTAAATTCTACCCATCGTTACTTCGAT
Above is a genomic segment from Flavobacterium phycosphaerae containing:
- a CDS encoding prohibitin family protein, whose translation is MILSIIIGAILIIISITLKNNVNPLSKFANLFKILGFVIILIGLLSSAFKQIDAGKVGVKSLYGNVQPDILESGLHLVNPLLDITVFDAQTQNYTMSAIHSEGAQEGDDAIRVLSNDGLEVVIDLTVLYRVIPQDAPKILKGIGENYTDKIVRPVTRTRIRDNAVYYDAVALYSTKRNEFQQRIFQSIEQDFKKRGLVLEQLLIRNINLPASVKTTIESKINAEQEAQKMQFVLQKEKQEAERKRVEAQGIADYQRIISSGLTDKQLQYEQIKAQKEIATSANAKIIFMGKGSAPVILSDK
- a CDS encoding MATE family efflux transporter is translated as MNLAQYTKEFRYNMQLAYPVILGMLGHTLIAIVDNIMVGKLGSTELAAVSLGNSLVFVAMSLGIGFSTAITPIVAEADAEKDTGKIRAAFHHGLFLCIILGFALFGLVMLAKPIMELLHQPEEVITLARPYLSWVAFSLVPLIIYQGYKQFADGLSMTKISMYAIVMANVIHVPINYCLIYGVWVFPKMGILGAGLGTVISRIAMVVFMHFILVKKEELKPYFQEFSFEEIKKETIKKIVNLGLPSAMQMLFEVVLFTAGIWLCGNIGKTSQAANQIALSLASMTFMFAMGLSVVSMIRVSNQKGLNDYKQLIVVARSIFLLAIIIEIIFAVMFVALHQVLPYLFLNMENQSQLLDNQEVITIAAKLLLVAAVFQISDGIQVVVLGALRGLQDVKIPMYITFVAYWLVGFPTSYYLGIKTNLGAVGVWIGLLAGLTAAAVFLFIRFHYLTKKLASENTSQ
- a CDS encoding DUF6929 family protein; this translates as MQNIQLLPYFEIKGIAAASGLVYKDDSLFIISDDSTFLYEYRFTDKALNKIKLFEDSQESLAKKDKADFESITLFENTLYIFGSGSTKKRDIRVKYHLDSQEIKAKDVSKLHKKLRQTIALDEDELNIEGVIIDTENYYLFQRGNGAQAQNGIFTVNKVDKTVRFHLILLPKVNSIEATFTDAVEVDDKVYFTAACEDTTSTYTDGEIYGSFLGCMDLKTKEVTFVQQIAAKQKFEGLTLFKQTPTQLEFLLCEDNDTEELESVIYKLTVEL
- a CDS encoding ABC-F family ATP-binding cassette domain-containing protein, encoding MITINDIAVEFGGTTLFSEVTFAINETDKIALMGKNGAGKSTLLKIVAGENKPSRGNISAPKEAVIAYLPQHLLAADNCTVMEEASKAFAEVFKMKAEIDEINEQLTIRTDYESDAYMKLIERVSELSEKYYSIEEVNYEAEVEKVLKGLGFEREDFNRPTSEFSGGWRMRIELAKILLKQPDLILLDEPTNHLDMDSIQWLEDFLINQAKAVMVISHDRAFVDNITNRTIEVTMGRIYDYKAKYSHYLELRKDRRVHQQKAYDEQQKFIAENQAFIERFRGTFSKTEQVQSRVRMLEKLVPVEIDEIDNSALKLKFPPSVRSGQYPVIVRDLEKSYGDHLIFKDANMVIERGQKVAFVGKNGEGKSTMIKAIMKEIEINSGNVEVGHNAQIGYFAQNQASLLDENATIFETIDNIAVGEIRTQIKNILGAFMFHGDDIQKKVKVLSGGEKTRLAMIKLLLEPVNLLILDEPSNHLDMKTKDIIKEALKDFDGTLILVSHDRDFLDGLATKVFEFGNKRVKEHFEDIKGFLAHKKMESLREIEK